One genomic segment of Drosophila melanogaster chromosome 3R includes these proteins:
- the CG4367 gene encoding uncharacterized protein, isoform C, which produces MNTYKFILFLSMGFLNRMGELEGHGMMLSPTGRSSRWRYDNSAPTNYDDNALYCGGFWKQTENDGKCGLCGDDWSLEQPRPNELGGKYGSGVIVKSFAGVDEAEINVKITANHLGYFRFHICDLDENGSESEDCFNQYPLNFTDGSQKYYINTTTGDIPVTVKLPSDLNCIHCVLRWTYTAGNNWGVCEDGTGAMGCGAQETFINCADISVLSSARSIIQEVPVEVAESK; this is translated from the exons ATGAATACGTATAAATTTATCCTGTTTCTTAGCATGGGTTTTTTAAACCGGATGGGTGAACTGGAGGGCCACGGTATGATGTTAAGTCCAACCGGAAGATCCTCGCGTTGGCGCTACGATAACTCGGCGCCAACAAACTACGATGACAATGCATTATATTGCGGTGGATTTTGG AAACAAACCGAAAATGATGGCAAATGTGGACTGTGCGGAGACGACTGGAGCTTGGAGCAGCCGCGACCCAATGAGTTGGGTGGAAAATATGGCAGTGGAGTGATTGTAAAGAGCTTTGCCGGAGTAGATGAAGCGGAAATTAATGTTAAGATCACAGCCAATCATCTGGGCTACTTCCGCTTCCACATCTGCGATTTGGACGAAAATGGCAGCGAGTCGGAGGATTGCTTTAACCAATATCCTTTGAATTTCACCGACGGTAGCCAGAAGTACTACATTAACACCACCACTGGCGATATCCCAGTAACCGTGAAACTGCCCAGTGATCTCAACTGCATTCATTGCGTTTTGCGCTGGACTTACACGGCGGGAAATAATTGGGGTGTTTGTGAGGATGGGACGGGCGCCATGGGTTGTGGGGCGCAGGAAACCTTTATTAACTGCGCTGATATCAGTGTACTATCCTCAGCGAGAAGTATTATCCAGGAGGTGCCCGTGGAGGTGGCGGAATCGAAGTGA
- the CG4362 gene encoding uncharacterized protein: MKYLLSMTLLLAIGLQQIDAHGMMLSPPSRSSRWRYDGSAPQNWNDNELFCGGLYTQSNNGGRCGLCGDNFLDAQPRANEIGGSIGGAGVVTRSYVAGNTITVGVKITTNHLGYFEFHLCNLDAFGAESEECFDQNRLRFIDGSDRKDIGDQMGEFDVTVVLPEGLTCSHCVLRWTYVGANNWGICDNSGNGALGCGPQETFKNCADVSIYWGRNLVKELVGGGDPVAPVEVA; encoded by the exons ATGAAGTACCTGCTCAGCATGACCTTGCTGCTGGCCATCGGGCTGCAGCAGATCGACGCCCACGGCATGATGCTGTCCCCGCCGAGCCGATCCTCCCGTTGGCGCTACGATGGATCCGCACCCCAGAACTGGAACGACAACGAACTCTTCTGCGGCGGTTTGTAC ACGCAGTCCAACAATGGAGGTCGCTGTGGTCTGTGCGGCGACAACTTCCTGGATGCCCAGCCCCGTGCCAACGAGATCGGAGGAAGCATCGGTGGAGCTGGTGTGGTGACCAGGAGCTACGTGGCTGGCAATACCATCACCGTGGGCGTGAAGATCACCACCAATCACTTGGGTTACTTCGAGTTCCACCTGTGCAACCTGGACGCCTTCGGTGCCGAGTCGGAGGAGTGCTTCGATCAGAACCGCCTGCGATTCATCGATGGAAGCGATAGAAAGGATATCGGCGATCAGATGGGCGAATTCGATGTGACAGTCGTCCTGCCGGAGGGTCTTACCTGCTCTCACTGCGTCCTCCGCTGGACCTATGTGGGTG CCAACAACTGGGGCATCTGCGATAATTCCGGAAACGGAGCCTTGGGCTGTGGCCCACAGGAAACATTCAAGAACTGCGCCGATGTGAGCATCTACTGGGGTCGCAACCTGGTCAAGGAATTGGTCGGTGGCGGAGATCCAGTGGCTCCGGTTGAGGTCGCCTGA